The Lysobacter enzymogenes DNA segment AGGCGCAGTCCAAGCGCGCGATCTGCTACCGCGCGCTGTACACCCTCTACCTCTGGGTGGGCGAGTTCACGCCGATTCGTTCCGGCATCGGCTTGCGCTACAACGGTACAACCGGCCAGTTTGAAGTCGCCTGAGCCGCATGCCGCCGCGTTGAGCGGCGGCATTCCTGTCCGACTGCTGAGCGGCACCGGCGAATTCGAGAAAACGCACTTGGCTTCCAGCTGGGCGGAAGCGTTCATGGACTCCCCAACCGAGGCTGCACGCATGCACAGAACGATTGTCCCGCCGCATCAGATCCAGGTCCGCTTCAGCCACAAGCCCAAGAACTCCCGCGCTATGCTCCGCGGGCTGAGCGGCTACCATGTCGACGCGGAACAGGTTTGGGTGGTCGAGCGCATCACCATGACGCAGGCCGAGTACCGCATCTTCGAACGCGATTTCTTCCAACCGCAGATTTGGATTGTCCCGTTAAATAGCCGTCCCGCGCATTGCATCGTAGTCGAAGCGCCGAGGATGCTGACCCTGTACGTCAGGGCCGAGGGGCACAACTATGCTCACTACGTGGGGCTACCTGCCGAGGAAACGTAAAGCTCGCCCAGACGTCGCGAGTTGCGTAGCGTCACGTGTCTGGCGGAGCAGACGGCGCAAAACTCGCCTCCGCTCGCTCACTGATGGCTTGCGCAACAGCGCGCGCCTGCCACTCCGTAATGCGGCCCTCACGCCACGCCCTCGCCACCGCATCCAGATCTGCGCTCCTGACGAGCGCTCGAATCAGCTTCATCTGATCGGTCCATGGCCTCGGCTTCCACATGACGTACCCCTCGTCATTTGGTACGACCAGCCTATCCCGGCGGGATTAGGGCCTCAAGGCTCGCAGAATCTCGGCCGCCACCTGGGGAACGATCGCATTGCCGGCGGCGCGCAGTCGAGGTACTCGGGCGGGTAGCCCATGAGCCAGAAGACGAATTCCGGCGTCAGGGATCCGGCGACCGGCGAGGGTTCGACCTGCCTGCCAAGCAGCCCATTGACCGGTGCGCTGCCAATGCTCGTCGCGTCCTTGTGATCCCGGCACGTGGGCGTTGCCCACAGAGCCGGCGGCGCCAGACCCAGCGGGTCGCCGTACAGCGCGGTTTCCACCGCCAGCGCCATCGGATGTTTCACCGGCGCCAACGGGCTCTCCTGCGTTGAACTCTCGTGCGCTTGCGCCGGGAGTGGCGCAGTCGCCCCGCTCCCAAAGGATTGCTTCGGACTGCCCTTCGCCCCGTCGCTCGCGCGCGGCGTGCTCCAGACCGCCTTCACCACGCCCGGTAGGCCGTTGCGCCGCTCGGCCGCGAAGTTGCCCCGCTTCTCGGGGTCGTTCGCCGTCGCGGTCGGCCAGACCGCCTTCGCCGCCACCTGCAAGCTGGTGATGGCCTGCCGGGGCCCCCCCGGCATCCGACGCTTCATCGCCAAGTGCGCGGCCGGGGATTTGTTGTCGTCGCTCGCCACTGCCGTCGGCCAGACGCTGCCCGACGATCCAGACGCGGTCGCGTCGGTGCGGGGCGTTGACGGCGCAAGCTGGAACAACAACCGCCCGGCTGGCGTAGCCTTCGCCTTCCAGGTCAGCGAGAACTCCGTCGAGGCCCAGCGCGATGAGACCAGCAACGTTCTCGCCCAGGAATAGAGCGGGTCGCGCTTGTGCAATAAGGCGATGCAACTCCGGCCAGAGGTGGCGGTCGTCGGCTTGCGCGCGCTGGTTGCCGGCGACGCTGAACGGCTGGCAGGGAAATCCGCCGGTCCACAGCGCCGTGTCGTCCGGCCAAGCCGCGAGCCGGGCGGCGTAGGCGAACCCGCCGATGCCGGCGAAGAAGTGGCATTGGGCGTAGCCGCGGACATCGTCTGCGGAAACAAATCGGATGTCGCGGTCATCGACGTCGCCGGCCGGGATCAATCCGGCCCCCATCAAGTTCTTCAGCCACTGGCACAGGTACGGATCGATCTCGTTGTAGTAGACCGCCATCAGGCAGCAACCTCGACCTCCGGGTCCGCCGCGATGAACGCGGCACCATCGGATCCACGGACGGCCTGCCGGCCGGTGTAGTCCTGCCAGCGCCGGACAATGACATCGACGTACTTCGGGTCCAGCTCGATGAGGCGCGCGCGGCGGCCGGTCTTCTCGCAAGCGATCATCGTCGTTCCCGATCCGCCAAACGGATCGAGTACCAGGTCGCGGGTCTTGCTGCTGTTGCGAATCGCGCGCTCGACCAGCGCCACCGGCTTCATCGTGGGATGCAGTTCGTTGCGCGCAGCTCGGTCGATGAACCAGACGTCGCCCTGGTCGCGCGCGCCACACCAGAATCGGTCGTTGCCGTCGCGCCAGCCGTAGAGGATTGGCTCGTACTGCCGCTGGTAGTCGGCGTGACCGAGGGTGAACTTGTTCTTCGCCCAAATGATGAAGGTCGACCAGCGACCGCCCGCAGCGCGGAACGCGGTCTGCAACCGGTCGAGCTCGGACGACGACATGGCGATGTAGATCGCGCCCTTCGTCACCCGCAGCATCTCGGCGCAAGTCGCTTGCAAGAAGGCCCCGAAGTCGTCACCCAAGTTGTCGTTGAGGATCGGGCGGCGTTTACCGCGTAGCTTGTCCTTCGGATTGTTGGCGTAGTCGACGTTGTAGGGCGGATCGGTGAACGTCATGTCGATCAGTTCGTCCCCGAGCAGCGCGGCGTAGTCCTCAGCGCGCGTGGCGTCGCCGCACAACACGCGATGCTCACCGCAAATCCAGACATCGCCTGGGCGCGAGATCGGATGCTCTTCCGGCTCGGGTGCCGCGTCCTCCTCCGTCTGACCTTCGCCCGAGACCGCAGCCAGCATCTCCTCGATCTCGTCGTCATCGAAGCCGGTCAACGCCAGATCGAATTCGAGCGCGTCCAGGTCGGCCAGCTCCAGTTGCAGCAATTGCTCGTCCCAGTTCGCCCAGGTGGCGGAACGGTTCGCCAGCAGCCGGAAGGCTTTGACCTGGGCCTCAGTCAGTTCGTCCGCCAAGACGACCGGCACCGATTCCAGGCCTAGCTTGCGCGCAGCCTTGAGACGGAGATGGCCGTCGACCAGTTCGCCGTTGCTGCGCACCACGCACGGAATTCGAAATCCGAACTCGCGGATCACCGCGGCCATCTGGTCTACGGCATGGTCGTTCTCGCGCGGATTGCGCGCATAAGCGATCAGCCGGTCGACCGGCCAGTGCTCCAGTTGCAGGTTCATTTCGCTCGCAGTGGGCGGCGCGCGCGGCCGAGCGCACCGGGCACATGCGGCCAAGTGTCGCCGACCACGGCGGAGTAGATGGTCATCATGGGCAGCCGGTAGGTCTGCGCCAGTTCGTTGTAGCGACGACCCGCGCGCCGGTGATCGCGCAACTCGGTCACCAGGGATTCGGTGAGGTTGGCCGACGGATGTCGCTCGCCGCGGTTGTCCGGCGACGTACCGTGCAGTACCCGGTCGGCGCAATTCTCCTTCGGCGTAGCCCAGCGCAGGTTCGCGACCCAGTTGTGGCTGCGAACCCCATCATTGTGGGCGACTTGGTGCCGCGGCGTCGGCGGCGGCCCCAGGAAAGTCAACGCCACTAGGCGATGAACATTGAAGTAGCCGTACCGGCCGTCCCGACTCAGCGCAACCTGCAGATAGCCACCGGTGTCCGGTTTCGGCTTGAGCAGCTTCCCGGCCGGATGCTGTCGGTATGCGATTGACCGCCGGATGTTGCCTCGGTCGGAAACTTCGTAGCTCGGATAGTCCGAGATCTGCCGCCAGCGCTCCGCGCCACCGTCGATTAGCGATGGTGGACGCGCGTTGGGAATCATGATTTGCGCCGTGCTCGGCGCCTCGGAGTTGACTTATCGGGACGGCGCGAACGCGATCCGCAAACCTCATGCAAGGGTTGACGCTAGCGTGATTTTGCGGCTTGGCCCCCCGCATGCCCTGATGGCGAGGAAGGACCCGGTCAATTCTTAGCCACCCCTCGCCGCCCCGCCGCGCGTCCGCGCCGCGGCCAAGGGCGATAGGGGCCCACCGGCGCCTTCGACGCGCCGCGCCGTGTGCGCCTGTGTGCGCGCCACGTCAGGTCGGCGTGATGCGACGTCACTCCCGGCCGTGCCGCCTATCGCGATCTGACGACGCTGGGGTATTACCCCCTAGTCAAATTGCCTACGACGCGCTTTGATGCTCGCGAGGCGAGGAGAAGCGCCATGCTCCGATACCAGATCGTCCTGCGTCGCCGGCTCGGCTCGCTGCTGAATCTGCTTCCGCTGCGCGTCGTTGCCTTAACCTATGTCCAGTCGCTCGAAGGACTGCGCGATGTCCAGCTGGAATACGCCTCTAGGAAACACGCTGTACTCAGCGTCGCCTGGCCAGGCGAAGGCACACCAGTCATACCGGAGGAGTATCTTGATCGGTACGGACTGGAGCGCACAGAGCTTGCCGAGACCGTGACCTAGTTCGCTCAGCTTCCACGTGAGTCCCTATGGGGAGGGGCCATCATGCAGGCGTCGATCAGAATCCGCAGAGCGTGGAATGTCCAGCTCGTGACCGTGCCGATCGAGGAGCTAGCCATCATTGCCCTTCAGGCGGTGCCGGGTATCCGATCGCCCGTGGTCGAACGTGAAGATATGCATGACGTGGTGCTTACGTTCCAGTGGGATGGCCAAGGGACGCCAGACGTTCCAGCCGACTACTTGCACCGCTTCGGCCTGGAAATCGCACCCGAACTGGGCACGCCTTCCGACCAAGAAAAAGGCGGCGGTCCAATTTGAACCGCCGCCCATCCCGCTGCGCCTACACCACCACGTGTCGGACATACCCGCGTCAGCATGGGATCTAGGCTAGGGCAAATCCGGGGTTTTTGGGACACCCCATAACGGCCGCGATCATGATCCTGGATAACTGTGGATATCGCAGGATCCGTTCAGTGAAGAATTGTCGTGTCTGCCGACTGCTCGCAGGCGGCAAAGCGCGGCAATTGGCCATTGAGGTGAACGACTACGACCGCCAGCGCGTGCTGGTAGCGGCGCCACGCGGTCTTGCGAATCAGGCCAGTGCGGTGGCTGATCTCACGCCACGGCACGTACTGCGCGCGTAGCCAGACCAGCCGACGCTGTTCCTCCTCCAGCCAGCGCAGCCATCGCACCGTCTCGCCGAAGCGATCGATCGCGCCGGGCGACGCCGTGAACCGAAGAATGATGCGCTCGTCGGCATAGCCCTCCCACGACTGCCTGTTGATGTCCGGCCAGAACGCCGCGTATCCCTGCACGCGGGCCGGCGGCAGCCGGCGCGCGGTGATCGCGGCCTCTTGGAATCGGTCCGTGACCTGCTGGATGTTCCAGATGGTGCTCATGCTTCCGCCCCTTGCGACAGCGCCCAGTGCAGCAGGGCGAGCGCGTCGGCCTCGTTGTCGTCGGTCGGCGCGTGGCCGCGCCGCTGCATCGCGGCGATCATGGCCGCCTTGTCGGCATTGCCCTTGCCGGTCGCGAATCGCTTGATCGTGCCGACCGGCACGCCCTGATACGGAATCCGGTGCTGCTCACACCAGGCCGTCAGCTGCGCCAAGAATCCGCCGTAAGCGTGCGCCGCATCGACGCCGCGGTGCCGACGCACCTCCTCGAAGTAAATTGCCTCGACCTGGCCGACAAATGCCTGGGTCTCGTCCAGCCAGCGGCCGAATCGCAGGTACCGCATGCCGCCGCCCTCGAACCGGCCCGGCCGGAACGCCTGGGTGCCGCTGGCGATCTGGCCGCCGCGCGCCAGCGCCCAACCCATCGTCGTGCCCAGGTCCAGGGCCAGTGTTGTCCTGCTCATCTTGCTTCCCTCGGGTCTCGCTAGGTGACGGATGTGGCGGGTTTGCCGGTTAACGCTTGTATGTGCGTGCGCGCGCACACGCGAGGGGTAACTAGCAAACCCGTCACATCCGTCACCCACGCTTGTTATGTGATTGAATTATTTAGCTTGCGTAGCGAGTGAAGCTCTTGGGCCGCAGACTGAGTCCGAGTACATAGCGCGCCCCTTTTCCGCCTCGGCGTCGCTCGTACTTCCGCGACTCCAACATCTCGGCGAAGCGCTTGATCGATCCGGCGAACTCGCCGTTGGCCATGCACCACTCCTTCCAGTCGGCGAACAAATCCGACACGAGTGCCTGAGACTGCCTGTGCTCGTGGCACCGCTCGTCCACCCATCGGCCGAGCGCGTCCTCGGCCTCGAAGTACTCGTCGGTTGCATCGAGAACGCACTGCGGCGGCTTCAGGCCAATACGCTGCCACTCCAGGCAGCCTTCGACGGCCCACGCCAACACCCCCTCGCGTTCGGCGAGCAACTTGCGCGCCAAGTCGCGGTCACGCCGCTCCGGCGGAACTGTTACGGTGAAGGGGATCAAGTGCAGACGACGCTTCATCGCCTCGTCCACATTGCGGATGGCGGGCTTGTGGTTGCCGGCGATGACCAGCTTGAATTGCGGGACGTATTCGAAGAAGTCCTGCCGCATGAAGCGCGCCATGATCTTGTCGCCGCCCGTGATCGCTTTGAGCTTCGATTCGTTCCAGCGCCGCCCCTCTTCCGTTTCGACCGAGGCGACGAAGCGCGCGCCGCGCAGACCCGCCAGTTCCGTGGGATGCCGCTCGCCGCGGCTCTCCATGAACGTGTCCATTGGCGCGCTGGTGGCGTAGTCGCCAAGGATGGTGGCTAGCGTGTTGACGAACACGGACTTGCCATTGGCGCCCGTGCCGTAGAGGAAGAACAGCGCATGCTCGGTGGTCACGCCGGTCAAGCAATAGCCTGCCATGCGTTGCAGATAGGCCTGCAGTTCGCCGTCGCCGCCGGTGACGTCCGCGAGGAACCGGCGCCAGAGCGAACATTCCCCGTTCATTCCCGCCGTCGCCATCCGGGTAAGGCGATCCAGCCGAGCGTGCTTACGCAATGCCCCTGTCTTGAGATCGATGGTTCCCGCAGGCGAGTTCAGCAACCAGGGGCGGGTGTCCCACTCCTCGGCATCGGAGGCGTGATACCGGTCGCTGCGGGCCATGCGCTCAACCGCGGACACGGTCGACGCACTTGCCAAACGCGCCTGCTGACTTCCGGTGTTCGCGTAGGTGGCCGCCACGCGGCAGACGCCACGCACCAGGTGGTTGACCGTCAGCGTGCGATCGGGGTTCCAGCGTTGCCCGCTCCACACCATCCACTGTCCCCAGGCGGCGCAATAGCGCCAATCCTCGTGGTAGCGGTTAGTGAAGGCAGTCGCCAGGCCATCGTCGGTATGCCAGCCGAGCTCGCCGAAGTCGATCGCTTCTGCCCGTTCGGGCCGCGTGATCGGCGTGCGCTCGCCAGCGCGCAGGAAGCCGATGACGTCGAAGCGCTCTTCGACGGCGTCAGCAGCATCCCAGCCCTGCTCCTTATCTTCGGGCGGATACAGGATCGCGCAGGAGATCGCGCCGGCCGCGAGCGCGGCGTGGGCGACGGCCAGCGCGTAGTCCCAGCCGGCCTTGTCCTTATCCGGCCAGATCAGCACGTGCTTGCCGCGCAGGGGCGCCCAATCCGTTTTCTCGACCGGCGCCTTTGCGCCGTTCATGGCTGTCGTGGCAGGCACGTCGAGGGCGATCAAGGCATCGGCCGCCTTCTCGCCTTCCACCACCACCACATCGAGGGCCGCGGCGAGACCGGGTTGATTGTAGAGCGGCCGCGGCTCCGGCGCGGCGTGCTTGCGGCGCTTCGCATCCCAAGGGCGATATTCCTTGCCGGTCGGCGGATCGTAGCGGTACACGCAGGCGATCAGCTCGCCGTCGGCGCCGAGGTAGTCCCAGCGCGCGGTCGCCGGCCCGAGTTCGTCCAGCACGGGCTCGGCGCGACGGCGCGGTCGCGGCGCGATCGGCGACGGGATCGGTGCGTGTCCGGCCAAGTCAGCGGCCCGCGCCAAGACTGCGGCGAAGTCGTGGCGGCCGTCCAGACCGGCCTGCGCGGCAACCAGGTCGAACACGTCGCCGCCCTCGCCGGTCGCGTGGTCGGTCCACAGCCCGGCCTTCGGCCCAGACAGCTCGACCTCCAAGCTGTCGCCCTTCTCGCCTTCAACGTTCCCGAGATGGAACTTTCCGCGTCTGACGCGCCCGTGCGGATACAGTGCCTGGAGGATACTCTCCAGGCGTTGCAGCAGCTTCGCTTTGACGGCATCCCGCGACGGACGCTCGGGCCTAGGTTCGGTCGGAATCTCTGCGTCGTTGAAGTCCATCATGCCCGTTCCTCGATGCCCTTACGCAGCGCGGCGTCGAGCTCGCGAATACCGGCAGTGGCCTTCAAGACCAGGCCGAGTTGCCCCTGTAGTCGCGGGCTGTCCCAGTCCATCTCGGCCACGCACCGGCGCGCGAATTCCTCGGGCGACTCGGCGGCGTCCATGCTGTCGGTGGCGAAGCGTTCTAGCCGGACCAGCACTTGGCTGCCGTAACGGACCGTGGCTTCGACAGGCGCGACGAACTCAGGGCGGTCCACGCGGTTTCGACTCGCACTGCGATTGAGTGATGCCGAAAGCTCGCGCTGCCGCGGCTTGCGCTCCTCGATCGCCACCAGCCGGGCCTGCGCTTTCGGATTCAGCGAGGCGATCTTGACGCCTTCGTGCACGCTGATCGCCCCCGCATCGATCTTGGCGACTAGCTCCGGGATTCCGGTCTCTCGGATACGAACCGCATTCGCGATCGTTCGGTCGGAAACCGCCAGCAACTTGGCTGCTTGGTCACGCGTCACAATCTCATTCTGCAAATTTGCAGAATGAGAATAGCTGCCTCCGACCTGCCGGTTAGCCAAGCGGGAGGCCACCATGCCGCGTTGCGATTCGCTGAGGTGCCGCCGGGTGACGTTCTCGCTGATGACGAAGGCCAGGGGATCGTCGCCGTCGAAGGTGACGAACCGGGGCTCGATGCCGCACTCCAGGCATGCTCGATACCGGTGCCGGCCATCGAGGATGGCCCCTTCGAAAACAACGACCTCATGGCGAAGCCCGTGGGCCCGGATGTCCTCGACCAGTGCCCGAAACGCGTCGTCGGCCATGTCCGGCAGCGCCAAACAGAGCGGGTGGAACT contains these protein-coding regions:
- a CDS encoding DNA cytosine methyltransferase: MAVYYNEIDPYLCQWLKNLMGAGLIPAGDVDDRDIRFVSADDVRGYAQCHFFAGIGGFAYAARLAAWPDDTALWTGGFPCQPFSVAGNQRAQADDRHLWPELHRLIAQARPALFLGENVAGLIALGLDGVLADLEGEGYASRAVVVPACAVNAPHRRDRVWIVGQRLADGSGERRQQIPGRALGDEASDAGGAPAGHHQLAGGGEGGLADRDGERPREAGQLRGRAAQRPTGRGEGGLEHAARERRGEGQSEAILWERGDCATPGASAREFNAGEPVGAGETSDGAGGGNRAVRRPAGSGAAGSVGNAHVPGSQGRDEHWQRTGQWAAWQAGRTLAGRRIPDAGIRLLAHGLPARVPRLRAAGNAIVPQVAAEILRALRP
- a CDS encoding DNA modification methylase, with translation MNLQLEHWPVDRLIAYARNPRENDHAVDQMAAVIREFGFRIPCVVRSNGELVDGHLRLKAARKLGLESVPVVLADELTEAQVKAFRLLANRSATWANWDEQLLQLELADLDALEFDLALTGFDDDEIEEMLAAVSGEGQTEEDAAPEPEEHPISRPGDVWICGEHRVLCGDATRAEDYAALLGDELIDMTFTDPPYNVDYANNPKDKLRGKRRPILNDNLGDDFGAFLQATCAEMLRVTKGAIYIAMSSSELDRLQTAFRAAGGRWSTFIIWAKNKFTLGHADYQRQYEPILYGWRDGNDRFWCGARDQGDVWFIDRAARNELHPTMKPVALVERAIRNSSKTRDLVLDPFGGSGTTMIACEKTGRRARLIELDPKYVDVIVRRWQDYTGRQAVRGSDGAAFIAADPEVEVAA
- a CDS encoding NUMOD4 domain-containing protein, producing the protein MIPNARPPSLIDGGAERWRQISDYPSYEVSDRGNIRRSIAYRQHPAGKLLKPKPDTGGYLQVALSRDGRYGYFNVHRLVALTFLGPPPTPRHQVAHNDGVRSHNWVANLRWATPKENCADRVLHGTSPDNRGERHPSANLTESLVTELRDHRRAGRRYNELAQTYRLPMMTIYSAVVGDTWPHVPGALGRARRPLRAK
- a CDS encoding phage/plasmid primase, P4 family; translation: MMDFNDAEIPTEPRPERPSRDAVKAKLLQRLESILQALYPHGRVRRGKFHLGNVEGEKGDSLEVELSGPKAGLWTDHATGEGGDVFDLVAAQAGLDGRHDFAAVLARAADLAGHAPIPSPIAPRPRRRAEPVLDELGPATARWDYLGADGELIACVYRYDPPTGKEYRPWDAKRRKHAAPEPRPLYNQPGLAAALDVVVVEGEKAADALIALDVPATTAMNGAKAPVEKTDWAPLRGKHVLIWPDKDKAGWDYALAVAHAALAAGAISCAILYPPEDKEQGWDAADAVEERFDVIGFLRAGERTPITRPERAEAIDFGELGWHTDDGLATAFTNRYHEDWRYCAAWGQWMVWSGQRWNPDRTLTVNHLVRGVCRVAATYANTGSQQARLASASTVSAVERMARSDRYHASDAEEWDTRPWLLNSPAGTIDLKTGALRKHARLDRLTRMATAGMNGECSLWRRFLADVTGGDGELQAYLQRMAGYCLTGVTTEHALFFLYGTGANGKSVFVNTLATILGDYATSAPMDTFMESRGERHPTELAGLRGARFVASVETEEGRRWNESKLKAITGGDKIMARFMRQDFFEYVPQFKLVIAGNHKPAIRNVDEAMKRRLHLIPFTVTVPPERRDRDLARKLLAEREGVLAWAVEGCLEWQRIGLKPPQCVLDATDEYFEAEDALGRWVDERCHEHRQSQALVSDLFADWKEWCMANGEFAGSIKRFAEMLESRKYERRRGGKGARYVLGLSLRPKSFTRYAS
- a CDS encoding ParB/RepB/Spo0J family partition protein, which translates into the protein MTMEFHPLCLALPDMADDAFRALVEDIRAHGLRHEVVVFEGAILDGRHRYRACLECGIEPRFVTFDGDDPLAFVISENVTRRHLSESQRGMVASRLANRQVGGSYSHSANLQNEIVTRDQAAKLLAVSDRTIANAVRIRETGIPELVAKIDAGAISVHEGVKIASLNPKAQARLVAIEERKPRQRELSASLNRSASRNRVDRPEFVAPVEATVRYGSQVLVRLERFATDSMDAAESPEEFARRCVAEMDWDSPRLQGQLGLVLKATAGIRELDAALRKGIEERA
- a CDS encoding crossover junction endodeoxyribonuclease RuvC: MGWALARGGQIASGTQAFRPGRFEGGGMRYLRFGRWLDETQAFVGQVEAIYFEEVRRHRGVDAAHAYGGFLAQLTAWCEQHRIPYQGVPVGTIKRFATGKGNADKAAMIAAMQRRGHAPTDDNEADALALLHWALSQGAEA
- a CDS encoding DUF6362 family protein — protein: MSTIWNIQQVTDRFQEAAITARRLPPARVQGYAAFWPDINRQSWEGYADERIILRFTASPGAIDRFGETVRWLRWLEEEQRRLVWLRAQYVPWREISHRTGLIRKTAWRRYQHALAVVVVHLNGQLPRFAACEQSADTTILH